A single genomic interval of Desulfovibrio sp. JC022 harbors:
- a CDS encoding DsbA family protein: MLRLALTFFLTSVIIINGQTCQAEESRNTSKEEIRRVLKNNPDMIFDALKGHEEELYDMLQIGLEKKNKSRIRAGRLKQLQNPKKAALHPDRPVWGSSNGKINIIVFSDFQSASSAKADKVIHQLLKKHPNINYRFRHNPLGLHKMSLPAARYYEALAIQDQAKAKKLNQLLLKNRLAIKKNGTKKLNELAEKCGADMAQLHRTLNSPQVKARIEGDRKEARKLGLTASPVFLVNGVIVTGAAPLEEFEEVLRMIRSN; the protein is encoded by the coding sequence ATGCTGCGCCTTGCTCTGACCTTCTTTCTCACATCCGTAATCATAATCAACGGGCAAACCTGCCAAGCTGAAGAGTCCCGGAATACTTCCAAAGAAGAAATTCGCCGGGTTCTTAAAAACAACCCGGATATGATTTTTGATGCTCTGAAAGGACATGAAGAAGAACTATACGACATGTTACAGATCGGGCTTGAAAAAAAGAACAAGTCCCGAATAAGGGCCGGCAGACTCAAGCAGCTTCAGAACCCGAAAAAAGCGGCATTGCACCCGGACCGCCCGGTATGGGGCTCCTCTAACGGAAAAATCAACATTATTGTTTTCTCCGACTTCCAGAGTGCAAGCAGTGCCAAGGCTGATAAAGTTATTCATCAGCTGCTGAAGAAACATCCGAACATCAACTACCGTTTTCGTCACAATCCGCTCGGTCTGCATAAAATGTCCCTTCCTGCGGCCCGTTATTATGAAGCTCTAGCTATTCAGGATCAGGCCAAGGCCAAGAAACTGAATCAGTTGCTGCTGAAAAACAGGCTGGCGATCAAAAAAAACGGTACAAAAAAACTTAATGAGTTGGCAGAAAAATGTGGAGCGGATATGGCACAATTGCACCGCACCCTGAATTCTCCGCAGGTCAAAGCGCGAATTGAGGGAGACCGCAAGGAAGCCCGCAAACTGGGTTTGACCGCCTCTCCGGTTTTTCTGGTCAACGGGGTCATAGTCACCGGGGCTGCTCCGTTGGAAGAATTTGAAGAAGTACTCCGGATGATCCGCAGTAATTAA
- a CDS encoding chemotaxis protein CheD — MNKMPQSESDIRRVFLHTGDAYIGVKPTIVSTVLGSCVAISMFSPRTRQGVICHAFLPSRSEIKDVNEPSLQICRYVDTAVDHLLKSMRRLGVRKNELEVKLFGGATGLTYSQVRPSCALGIGNRNIDAAMENLKAKGLKPLTMDVGGNVGRKLLFSTYTGDVWIKRLEKKMF, encoded by the coding sequence ATGAACAAAATGCCGCAAAGTGAATCTGATATACGCCGTGTGTTTCTGCATACCGGTGACGCATATATCGGCGTAAAACCGACCATAGTTTCTACTGTGCTTGGCTCTTGCGTGGCCATATCCATGTTCTCCCCCCGTACAAGGCAAGGGGTTATCTGCCATGCTTTCCTGCCTTCCCGTTCAGAAATAAAAGATGTAAACGAGCCGTCACTCCAGATTTGCAGATATGTGGACACAGCAGTAGACCATTTGCTAAAGAGTATGAGGCGTCTGGGGGTCAGAAAGAACGAGCTTGAAGTCAAACTGTTCGGTGGAGCAACCGGCTTGACTTATTCTCAGGTAAGACCGTCATGCGCACTGGGGATCGGCAACAGAAATATTGATGCCGCCATGGAAAACCTGAAAGCAAAAGGGCTCAAGCCTCTTACCATGGACGTGGGCGGAAACGTGGGCAGAAAGCTGCTTTTTTCCACCTACACCGGGGATGTCTGGATCAAAAGGCTTGAAAAAAAGATGTTTTAG
- a CDS encoding Hpt domain-containing protein — protein sequence MSERILVQVDEDLEAIMGRYLEIRQKELVELEEAVTQENFEIIRLLGHRLKGTGSSYGLDELTRLGTLIEDKAVDEDMSDVPDYTAEIRHFLTHIDIEFIEMDE from the coding sequence ATGAGTGAACGAATTCTAGTGCAGGTAGATGAAGACCTTGAAGCCATAATGGGCCGCTATCTGGAAATCAGACAAAAAGAGCTTGTTGAACTTGAAGAGGCTGTTACCCAGGAAAATTTTGAAATCATCAGACTGCTGGGCCATCGCCTGAAAGGGACCGGATCTTCTTACGGTCTTGATGAATTGACCCGTCTCGGAACCCTTATTGAAGACAAGGCTGTGGATGAAGATATGTCCGATGTCCCGGACTATACTGCCGAAATCAGGCATTTCCTGACCCATATCGACATAGAATTCATTGAAATGGATGAATAA
- a CDS encoding STAS domain-containing protein: protein MEISSKKIGNVLILGIKGRLDALTSTDLENEMCKQIEAGETKIVFDLGDLEYISSAGLRAILFCAKKLKATDGTIAFANITGMISEVFEISGFGTMFNIYSSALTAAEKIS, encoded by the coding sequence ATGGAAATAAGCAGCAAGAAAATTGGAAATGTTTTAATACTTGGTATCAAAGGACGCCTTGATGCTCTTACGTCTACAGACCTTGAAAACGAAATGTGCAAACAAATTGAGGCTGGAGAGACGAAAATTGTATTTGATCTCGGAGATCTGGAATACATTTCCAGTGCCGGACTCAGAGCCATACTTTTTTGTGCCAAAAAACTGAAGGCAACAGATGGAACTATTGCTTTCGCTAATATTACCGGAATGATCAGCGAAGTGTTTGAAATCTCCGGATTCGGAACAATGTTTAATATCTACAGCTCCGCCCTTACCGCTGCGGAAAAAATATCCTGA
- the budA gene encoding acetolactate decarboxylase — protein sequence MKFTNKLSSALILFAIFIFCLPGLSAAGNTIYQYSIIDSLLAGNYDGELTIADLKEHGDTGLGTFNRLDGEMVFLDGVVYKVDARGEAIKMDDNERTPFAAAALFKTDKIIKLDSVKSLEELNSKISNALGSENIFYVIRIDGKFRKMRTRSVPAQEKPYPPLKEVVKNQSIFGFKEIEGTMIGIKSPSYVKGIGVPGFHWHFINKERTSGGHVLNCIFKNMAAKVGTYSQFKLQLPETRSFLDSRFEKDRQKELKEVEKDSEKK from the coding sequence ATGAAATTCACTAATAAGCTCTCTTCCGCTCTTATTCTGTTCGCCATTTTTATTTTCTGTTTGCCCGGCCTCTCCGCAGCAGGCAACACTATCTATCAATACTCGATCATTGATTCCCTGCTTGCAGGCAATTATGATGGAGAACTGACCATTGCCGATTTAAAAGAACACGGCGATACCGGGTTGGGGACATTTAACCGGCTGGATGGAGAAATGGTTTTCCTCGACGGAGTTGTTTACAAGGTCGATGCCCGAGGTGAGGCCATAAAAATGGACGATAACGAACGCACTCCATTTGCTGCTGCGGCGTTGTTCAAAACAGATAAAATAATCAAGCTTGATTCCGTAAAATCTCTGGAAGAGTTGAACAGCAAAATTTCAAATGCCCTTGGTTCTGAAAATATTTTTTATGTAATCCGTATTGACGGCAAGTTCCGTAAAATGCGCACCCGCAGTGTTCCGGCCCAGGAAAAACCATACCCGCCGTTGAAAGAAGTGGTCAAAAATCAGAGTATTTTTGGATTTAAAGAAATTGAAGGAACCATGATCGGCATAAAAAGTCCTTCCTACGTCAAAGGAATCGGGGTTCCGGGATTTCACTGGCATTTTATAAACAAAGAGCGCACCAGCGGTGGTCATGTACTCAATTGCATATTCAAAAATATGGCTGCCAAAGTAGGGACATACAGCCAATTTAAACTTCAACTTCCCGAGACCAGAAGCTTTCTCGACTCCAGATTTGAAAAAGACAGACAAAAAGAATTAAAAGAAGTGGAAAAAGATTCTGAGAAGAAGTAA